Proteins encoded within one genomic window of Flavobacterium sp. NG2:
- a CDS encoding endonuclease/exonuclease/phosphatase family protein gives MKALYYILFGALCLSLNSNAQSKKFNIHTIAFYNFENLFDTINDPTTHDDEWTPTGFQRWTSKKYHQKLLNLSRVLAEIGSADNPNSPTLIGCSEIENRAVLEDVIKQPLIINKDYGIIHYDSPDKRGIDVALLYQKQYFKPTSYVNIPLILYNKDQKAIPKAIVNDNREDDLQPQTQNNRIFTRDQLLVTGFLDNEEIHIIVNHWPSRSGGEKKSSPLREAAGALNRRIIDSLQRINPKAKVITLGDLNDSPFNNSIKRELNAKAKKEEVPLLGIYNPFEEMANQGLGTIAFRDSWDIFDQIMVTHSLIQSDFSKYQFWKAGIYNKPFLIQTTGLYKGYPKRHSATEVGFSDHFPVYIYLIKEDKRR, from the coding sequence ATGAAGGCTTTGTATTATATACTTTTTGGAGCATTATGTCTATCACTAAATAGCAACGCCCAATCGAAAAAATTCAACATCCACACCATTGCTTTCTATAATTTTGAAAACTTATTTGATACGATCAACGACCCCACAACACATGATGATGAATGGACACCAACTGGATTTCAACGTTGGACTTCAAAAAAATACCATCAAAAACTACTCAATTTATCCAGAGTCCTAGCCGAAATAGGAAGTGCTGACAATCCCAATTCTCCAACACTCATTGGTTGTTCTGAAATAGAAAATCGCGCTGTACTGGAAGATGTAATCAAACAACCACTCATTATTAACAAAGACTATGGCATCATTCATTACGATTCGCCAGATAAACGAGGAATCGACGTTGCTTTATTGTATCAAAAACAATATTTCAAACCTACTTCTTATGTTAATATTCCGTTGATTCTTTATAACAAAGACCAAAAAGCAATTCCAAAAGCAATTGTAAATGACAACAGAGAGGACGATCTCCAACCTCAAACTCAAAACAATAGAATTTTTACTCGTGACCAACTTTTAGTAACGGGTTTTCTTGATAATGAAGAAATCCACATTATTGTCAATCACTGGCCTTCACGCTCTGGTGGTGAGAAAAAATCGAGTCCGCTGCGTGAAGCCGCTGGTGCTTTAAATCGTAGAATCATTGATTCCCTACAACGTATCAATCCAAAAGCAAAAGTCATCACTTTGGGTGACCTTAATGACAGCCCTTTCAACAACAGCATTAAAAGAGAACTTAACGCTAAAGCTAAGAAAGAAGAAGTTCCGCTACTGGGCATCTACAATCCGTTTGAAGAAATGGCAAATCAAGGACTAGGCACAATTGCTTTTAGAGACAGTTGGGATATTTTTGACCAAATAATGGTTACGCATTCCCTAATCCAAAGCGATTTTTCAAAATACCAATTCTGGAAAGCGGGTATTTACAACAAACCCTTTTTAATCCAAACTACAGGTTTATACAAAGGCTATCCTAAACGCCATTCTGCTACCGAGGTGGGATTTAGCGACCATTTCCCGGTTTACATTTATTTGATTAAAGAGGACAAAAGGCGATAA
- a CDS encoding 3-hydroxyanthranilate 3,4-dioxygenase, translating into MAIAPPFNLHKWIDENRHLLKPPVGNRNLYKESGDYIVMIVAGPNARKDYHYNETEELFYQIEGSIKVIIQEDGQRKEMELHAGDMYLHPAQVPHSPVRSEGSIGLVIERKRKGLGLKDGLLWHCDNCNHKLYEVHFELHDIEKDFLTHFKHFYGSEELRTCDNCGTVMETDPRFI; encoded by the coding sequence ATGGCCATAGCACCTCCTTTCAACCTACATAAATGGATTGACGAAAACCGTCATTTACTCAAACCGCCGGTAGGTAACCGCAACCTTTACAAAGAATCTGGTGATTATATCGTGATGATTGTTGCTGGGCCTAACGCACGTAAAGACTACCATTACAACGAAACCGAAGAACTTTTTTATCAAATAGAAGGCTCCATCAAAGTCATCATTCAAGAAGACGGCCAACGCAAAGAAATGGAACTTCATGCGGGCGATATGTACCTGCACCCAGCTCAAGTGCCCCATTCACCCGTTCGTTCCGAAGGTTCTATTGGACTTGTAATCGAACGCAAACGTAAGGGACTCGGGCTCAAGGACGGACTCCTTTGGCACTGCGACAATTGCAACCATAAACTATACGAAGTACATTTTGAACTCCACGATATTGAGAAAGATTTTCTAACTCACTTTAAACATTTTTATGGTTCAGAGGAATTAAGAACCTGTGACAATTGTGGTACGGTAATGGAAACTGACCCGAGATTTATTTAA
- a CDS encoding aldehyde dehydrogenase family protein, protein MPTQSNPFGIQEALTQLGIKDLNLGTSTGVDSFSNGTIFESHSPVDGQLISLVTTTSAEDYEKVIQTAQEAFKQFRQIPAPKRGEMVRQFGDKLRQNKEALGKLVSYEMGKSLQEGYGEVQEMIDICDFAVGLSRQLHGLTMHSERPNHRMYEQYHPLGIVGIISAFNFPVAVWAWNTALAWICGDVCIWKPSEKTPLCGIACQNIIAEVLKENNLAEGISCLINGDYTVGEMMTKDTRIPLISATGSTIMGKTVAQTVAARLGKSLLELGGNNAIIVTPDADIKMTIIGAVFGAVGTAGQRCTSTRRLIIHESVYDKVKESLVSAYKQLRIGNPLDENNHVGPLIDKNAVWKYEMALEKIHTEGGKIIVHGGVLSGEGYESGCYVQPAIAEVENQYEIVQHETFAPILYLIKYNGTVDNAIELQNGVAQGLSSAIMTNNLREAELFLSAQGSDCGIANVNIGTSGAEIGGAFGGEKETGGGRESGSDAWKVYMRRQTNTINYGTSLPLAQGIKFDL, encoded by the coding sequence ATGCCAACGCAATCCAACCCATTCGGAATTCAAGAAGCCTTAACACAGTTAGGAATCAAAGATCTTAATTTAGGAACTTCAACAGGAGTTGATTCCTTTTCTAATGGAACGATCTTCGAAAGTCATTCCCCTGTGGATGGTCAATTAATTTCGTTAGTTACCACTACCTCCGCTGAGGATTATGAAAAAGTAATTCAAACCGCGCAAGAGGCCTTTAAACAATTTCGCCAAATTCCAGCACCCAAGCGTGGTGAAATGGTACGGCAATTTGGAGACAAACTCCGCCAAAACAAAGAAGCTTTAGGAAAACTGGTTTCTTATGAAATGGGGAAATCGCTCCAAGAAGGCTATGGAGAAGTCCAAGAAATGATCGATATCTGCGATTTTGCTGTGGGATTATCGCGTCAATTGCACGGACTTACGATGCATTCAGAGCGTCCGAATCATCGTATGTACGAACAATACCATCCATTAGGAATCGTCGGAATCATTTCGGCTTTCAACTTTCCAGTAGCAGTTTGGGCTTGGAATACGGCACTTGCTTGGATTTGTGGAGATGTTTGTATTTGGAAACCATCCGAAAAAACACCCCTTTGTGGAATCGCTTGTCAAAATATCATTGCTGAAGTTTTAAAAGAAAACAATTTAGCCGAAGGTATTTCATGTCTTATCAACGGAGATTACACCGTAGGCGAAATGATGACTAAGGACACCCGAATTCCTTTGATTTCCGCCACTGGTTCAACCATTATGGGGAAAACTGTCGCTCAAACCGTTGCAGCGAGATTGGGAAAATCATTATTGGAACTCGGGGGAAATAACGCCATCATCGTCACCCCAGATGCGGATATTAAAATGACTATCATAGGGGCAGTTTTTGGAGCCGTAGGGACAGCAGGACAACGTTGTACATCCACGCGCCGTTTAATCATTCACGAAAGTGTGTATGACAAAGTCAAAGAAAGCTTAGTTTCTGCCTACAAACAATTGCGTATTGGAAATCCATTGGACGAAAACAACCATGTGGGACCACTAATTGATAAAAATGCCGTTTGGAAATACGAAATGGCACTAGAAAAAATCCATACTGAAGGCGGGAAAATTATTGTTCATGGAGGCGTTCTTTCGGGCGAAGGTTATGAAAGCGGTTGTTATGTACAGCCAGCTATTGCCGAAGTCGAAAATCAGTATGAAATTGTACAGCACGAAACTTTTGCACCCATTCTGTATTTAATCAAATACAATGGAACAGTTGACAATGCCATCGAATTACAAAACGGTGTTGCCCAAGGATTATCTTCGGCCATAATGACGAATAATCTGAGAGAAGCGGAGTTGTTTTTATCAGCACAAGGTTCCGATTGCGGTATCGCCAATGTAAACATAGGAACTTCAGGTGCCGAAATCGGTGGTGCTTTTGGAGGAGAAAAAGAAACAGGGGGCGGTAGAGAATCCGGTTCAGATGCTTGGAAAGTCTATATGCGCCGACAAACAAACACCATTAATTACGGTACAAGTTTGCCATTGGCACAAGGAATAAAATTTGATTTGTGA
- the tnpA gene encoding IS200/IS605 family transposase, translating into MSTYSQIYIQIVFAVKNREAQITHEWEEELYKYITGIVQNKGQKIVAINGMPDHIHIFIGMKPSCCLSDLVREIKKSSNSFINEKGFCKYKFEWQEGFGAFSY; encoded by the coding sequence TTGAGTACCTATTCCCAAATTTACATTCAAATTGTTTTTGCTGTAAAAAACAGAGAAGCTCAAATCACCCATGAATGGGAAGAGGAGTTGTATAAATACATAACAGGAATTGTACAGAATAAAGGACAAAAAATAGTAGCCATTAATGGAATGCCAGATCATATCCATATTTTTATCGGTATGAAGCCTTCTTGCTGCTTATCTGATTTGGTTAGAGAAATAAAAAAATCTTCAAATAGTTTTATAAACGAAAAAGGCTTTTGTAAATATAAGTTTGAATGGCAAGAAGGATTTGGAGCTTTTTCATATTAG
- a CDS encoding DUF6646 family protein: MKKIFTLLLLSSVMFVNAQAFNGKGDTKFDIGANIQNGGSGIRLSTDFGLGESMSFGFVTSYLLSVSENQVGDKPDFEDRFDLKARFNANLGSVFQFDENLDIYPGLDISLKNFGAHLGARYFFAGGFGLFSEIGLPIAKYDPTTYGFQNLNNQFVFNVGVSFNL; this comes from the coding sequence ATGAAAAAGATTTTTACTTTGTTATTATTGTCATCTGTTATGTTTGTGAATGCTCAAGCTTTTAACGGTAAAGGTGACACCAAGTTTGATATTGGAGCTAATATTCAAAATGGAGGTTCTGGAATCCGTTTATCGACCGATTTTGGATTAGGAGAAAGTATGTCTTTTGGTTTTGTAACCTCTTATTTGCTATCTGTTAGTGAAAATCAAGTTGGAGACAAACCTGATTTTGAAGATCGTTTTGACCTAAAAGCCCGTTTTAATGCAAATTTAGGAAGTGTTTTTCAATTTGATGAAAATTTGGATATCTATCCTGGATTGGATATTAGTTTGAAAAACTTTGGAGCACATTTAGGTGCACGTTACTTTTTTGCTGGTGGTTTTGGATTGTTTAGCGAAATTGGACTTCCTATTGCAAAATACGACCCTACTACATACGGATTTCAAAATTTAAACAATCAATTTGTATTTAATGTTGGTGTTTCTTTTAATTTGTAA
- a CDS encoding metallophosphoesterase family protein, whose translation MRTLVIGDIHGGLRALHQIIERAKVTPKDTLIFLGDYVDGWSQSPQVIDYLIELKTTNNCIFIRGNHDELLLHWLKDNKDNELWYQHGGEATVTAYEQVNKTTIQLHIDFLLSLDDYYLDEKNRLFIHAGFTNMNGIRYEYFSKQFYWDRTLWETALSLNPAIKPNDLLYPKRLTLYDEIYIGHTPVTRINKMVPVQKACIWNMDTGAAFKGPLTIMDVNTKEFWQSEPVCNLYFDEKGRN comes from the coding sequence ATGAGAACATTAGTAATAGGAGATATTCATGGTGGTTTGCGTGCTTTGCACCAAATTATAGAAAGAGCCAAGGTGACACCAAAAGACACTTTGATATTTTTAGGTGATTATGTAGATGGCTGGAGCCAATCACCACAGGTAATAGATTATCTTATCGAATTAAAAACGACCAACAATTGTATTTTCATCAGAGGAAATCATGACGAATTATTACTGCATTGGCTAAAGGACAATAAGGATAATGAACTCTGGTATCAACATGGAGGAGAAGCAACGGTAACCGCTTACGAACAAGTAAATAAGACAACGATTCAATTGCATATTGATTTCCTACTTTCATTGGACGATTATTATCTTGATGAAAAAAATAGATTATTTATACATGCGGGTTTTACTAATATGAATGGAATACGTTACGAGTATTTTTCTAAACAGTTTTACTGGGATAGAACGCTTTGGGAAACGGCGCTTTCATTAAATCCAGCAATTAAACCGAATGACTTGTTGTACCCTAAGCGACTTACTTTATATGATGAAATTTATATTGGACATACTCCAGTAACTCGAATCAATAAGATGGTGCCAGTACAAAAGGCGTGTATTTGGAATATGGATACAGGTGCTGCCTTCAAAGGCCCCTTGACAATTATGGATGTTAATACTAAAGAATTTTGGCAGAGTGAGCCAGTTTGCAACTTATATTTTGACGAGAAAGGTAGGAATTAA
- a CDS encoding ATP-binding protein has protein sequence MINKRLLVKNLLAHNDESSFYDKKRQLNLHTREGKAKFLKHICALSNSNPANNSYIVVGVEDLDNEIVGDDFFDDSRIQNLVNAYLENPPKIQYENVPFPNLPKDKVVGLVTIKPKKNISFFKKGIHTIPVNSVFIRIGSNTMPTEEKVEKNFQNTETVIGIENQSRNTIQHTLDGFYDFMNFRHKDMAPKYKVFKELFVICWAGIPKIVRNTTYLSRVDIELINEQIKLFYSAQDVVTITYDEHSFTITEYVPLGLNDKTSYYPLEQQRIYFYENGYYKIESEMLFQPPEFNKKMLFHIYNSNISLLKKLEKGIPLTTREKQDLENLPSTFMICYLNGFEEAKQKLIEAKLLLKPFPKIYLSFKEALRVLRKMKYDVK, from the coding sequence ATGATTAACAAACGTCTTTTAGTAAAAAACCTACTAGCTCACAATGATGAGAGCAGTTTTTATGATAAAAAAAGACAGTTGAATCTCCATACAAGAGAAGGCAAAGCAAAGTTCTTAAAACACATTTGTGCCTTATCCAATTCAAATCCAGCAAATAACTCTTATATCGTGGTAGGCGTTGAAGATTTAGATAATGAGATTGTAGGTGATGATTTCTTTGACGACAGTCGGATTCAAAATTTAGTCAACGCATACTTAGAAAATCCACCAAAGATTCAATACGAAAACGTTCCTTTTCCAAATTTACCCAAAGATAAAGTCGTGGGACTGGTTACTATAAAACCAAAGAAAAACATTTCCTTTTTCAAAAAAGGCATTCATACCATTCCTGTCAACAGTGTTTTTATTCGAATTGGTAGTAATACCATGCCTACAGAGGAAAAGGTAGAAAAGAATTTTCAAAATACCGAAACGGTTATTGGAATTGAAAACCAATCCCGAAACACTATTCAACACACCCTTGATGGTTTTTATGATTTTATGAATTTTCGCCACAAAGATATGGCGCCCAAATACAAGGTTTTCAAAGAGTTGTTTGTGATTTGTTGGGCAGGAATTCCAAAGATAGTAAGGAATACAACCTATCTATCGCGTGTGGATATAGAGCTTATAAACGAGCAAATTAAATTGTTTTATTCGGCTCAAGATGTAGTCACCATTACATACGACGAACATTCGTTTACCATCACAGAGTATGTCCCTTTAGGACTTAACGACAAAACAAGTTATTACCCACTAGAGCAACAACGCATTTATTTTTATGAAAATGGCTATTATAAAATTGAAAGCGAAATGTTGTTTCAGCCACCCGAGTTCAATAAAAAAATGCTGTTTCATATTTATAATTCTAATATTTCATTGTTGAAAAAATTAGAAAAAGGAATACCGTTAACTACCCGAGAAAAACAAGATTTGGAGAATTTACCTTCTACATTTATGATTTGTTACCTAAATGGTTTTGAGGAAGCTAAACAAAAACTCATTGAAGCAAAATTGCTTTTAAAACCTTTTCCTAAAATTTATTTGTCATTTAAGGAAGCCTTACGAGTTTTGAGAAAAATGAAGTATGATGTGAAGTAG
- a CDS encoding DUF4382 domain-containing protein, whose amino-acid sequence MKRIKFYFASFLAITLVCLLNISCENSKDSAETSKVMVRLTDAPGDYEEVYIEVVDVLMKASTDDNDKSGWVSLGDIGKGTYNLLELTGGHSLLIAEGDVPSGYVGQIRLILGDNNTVKKNGVVYHLDTPSAQQSGLKLKINETLMPGIVYEFMMDFDVDKSIVKAGNSGKFNLHPVINISTSATSGIIRGTINPPLENDLQAMASVQVGETTVSAYTNLEGTFQLYGLPAGTYTVTITPDVASGKAIKTITNVVVTNGMITNIGDIVLDSSPPL is encoded by the coding sequence ATGAAAAGGATAAAGTTTTACTTCGCAAGTTTTTTAGCAATTACATTAGTATGTTTGCTAAATATAAGCTGTGAGAACAGCAAAGATTCAGCAGAAACTTCAAAAGTCATGGTGCGATTAACGGATGCTCCAGGAGATTATGAAGAGGTTTATATAGAAGTGGTTGATGTATTAATGAAAGCTTCTACAGATGACAATGATAAAAGTGGTTGGGTTAGTCTAGGGGATATTGGAAAAGGGACTTACAATTTACTGGAGCTCACAGGAGGTCACAGTTTATTGATTGCGGAAGGTGATGTTCCCTCTGGTTATGTGGGACAAATTCGGCTAATACTTGGGGATAATAATACTGTAAAAAAGAATGGAGTTGTTTATCACTTAGATACTCCTAGTGCACAGCAATCAGGATTAAAACTAAAAATTAATGAAACTTTAATGCCTGGAATCGTTTACGAATTCATGATGGATTTTGATGTTGATAAATCAATTGTAAAAGCTGGGAATTCAGGGAAATTCAACCTTCATCCTGTAATAAACATTTCAACCTCTGCAACCTCAGGAATAATTAGAGGAACTATTAATCCACCATTAGAAAATGATTTACAAGCAATGGCTTCTGTACAAGTGGGAGAAACCACTGTTTCAGCTTATACCAATCTTGAAGGAACTTTTCAACTCTACGGACTTCCTGCCGGAACCTATACAGTCACAATAACGCCAGATGTGGCGTCAGGAAAAGCTATAAAAACGATCACAAATGTTGTGGTAACAAATGGTATGATAACCAACATAGGTGATATTGTTCTTGATAGTAGCCCACCACTTTAA
- a CDS encoding MoxR family ATPase, with translation MEENTATLDIRAINEKIERESAFIDLLTMEMNKVIVGQKHMVERLLIGLLGQGHILLEGVPGLAKTLAINTLSQAVHGSFSRIQFTPDLLPADVVGTMIYNIKQNEFSIKKGPIFANFVLADEINRAPAKVQSALLEAMQEKQVTIGDTTFKLERPFLVLATQNPVEQEGTYQLPEAQVDRFMLKTVIDYPKMDEERLVIRQNLKGAYEKVNQVVSVDQILRAQEAVREVYMDEKIEKYILDIVFATRYPEKYKLAELKPLISFGSSPRGSINLATAAKCYAFIKRRGYVIPEDVRAVVHDVLRHRIGITYEAEAENITSMDIINKIVNEVEVP, from the coding sequence ATGGAAGAAAATACAGCTACTTTAGACATTAGAGCGATCAATGAAAAAATAGAAAGAGAAAGTGCTTTTATCGACCTTCTTACAATGGAGATGAATAAAGTGATTGTTGGACAAAAACACATGGTAGAACGTTTGTTAATTGGACTTTTAGGTCAAGGACATATCCTTCTTGAAGGGGTTCCTGGTTTAGCAAAAACATTAGCCATCAATACCCTATCACAAGCCGTACACGGTAGTTTTAGCCGAATTCAATTTACGCCAGACTTATTACCTGCCGATGTGGTAGGAACCATGATATACAACATCAAGCAAAATGAATTCTCCATCAAAAAGGGGCCTATTTTTGCTAATTTCGTTTTAGCCGATGAGATTAACCGTGCTCCTGCTAAAGTACAATCTGCTTTGCTAGAGGCGATGCAAGAAAAGCAAGTTACCATTGGCGATACTACTTTCAAACTAGAACGACCATTCTTAGTATTAGCGACTCAAAACCCTGTAGAGCAAGAAGGAACCTATCAGCTTCCAGAAGCGCAAGTCGATCGTTTTATGCTTAAAACCGTTATCGATTATCCAAAAATGGATGAAGAGCGTTTGGTTATTCGTCAAAACCTTAAAGGGGCTTACGAAAAAGTAAACCAAGTCGTTTCGGTAGATCAAATATTGCGAGCTCAAGAAGCCGTTCGTGAAGTTTACATGGACGAAAAAATTGAAAAATACATTCTAGATATTGTTTTCGCTACTCGTTACCCTGAGAAATACAAATTAGCCGAATTAAAGCCGTTAATTAGTTTTGGTTCTTCTCCTCGTGGAAGTATCAACTTGGCTACAGCTGCTAAATGTTATGCGTTTATCAAACGTCGTGGATATGTAATCCCTGAAGATGTTCGCGCCGTAGTACACGATGTATTGCGTCACAGAATCGGAATCACTTATGAAGCCGAAGCAGAGAATATCACCTCTATGGATATCATCAACAAAATCGTAAACGAAGTAGAAGTACCTTAA
- a CDS encoding DUF58 domain-containing protein, translating into MDTKDLLKKVRKIEIKTRRLSDHIFSGEYHTSFKGRGMTFSEVRQYQYGDDIRAIDWNVTARYNEAHVKVFEEERELTMMLMVDISGSESFGSNKQFKKDIITEIAATMAFSATTNNDKIGLILFSDQIELYIPPKKGRSHVLRIIRELIEFHPKSNKTDLAQALKFLSSTQKKKAIVFLMSDFMVMDYEHTLKIASKKHDITGIRVYDVREEKMPNLGMVEMTDAETGETVLVDTSSKTVRMNYEKYYLDQLNYFKETFRKSGSGIVNTRVDESYVTKLLGYFKSR; encoded by the coding sequence ATGGATACAAAAGACCTTTTAAAAAAAGTACGGAAAATTGAAATCAAGACCCGAAGATTGAGTGATCATATCTTCTCAGGGGAGTACCATACTTCTTTCAAAGGACGTGGAATGACTTTTAGTGAAGTACGCCAATACCAATATGGTGATGATATTCGTGCGATTGACTGGAATGTGACCGCTCGTTATAACGAAGCTCATGTGAAAGTTTTTGAAGAAGAACGCGAATTGACCATGATGCTAATGGTTGATATTTCAGGTTCGGAGAGTTTTGGTTCGAATAAACAATTCAAAAAAGATATCATTACTGAAATTGCCGCTACCATGGCATTTTCGGCGACAACAAACAACGATAAGATTGGACTTATTTTATTTTCTGACCAAATCGAATTATACATTCCTCCCAAAAAAGGACGTTCCCATGTACTGCGTATCATTCGCGAGTTGATTGAATTCCATCCTAAGAGCAACAAAACCGATTTGGCGCAAGCCCTAAAATTTTTATCAAGCACACAAAAAAAGAAAGCCATCGTTTTCTTAATGTCGGATTTTATGGTAATGGATTACGAACATACTTTGAAAATTGCTTCCAAAAAGCATGACATTACAGGAATCAGGGTTTATGATGTGCGTGAAGAAAAAATGCCAAATCTAGGTATGGTCGAAATGACAGATGCTGAAACAGGCGAAACAGTTCTAGTAGATACTAGCTCCAAAACAGTTCGTATGAATTATGAGAAATACTATCTTGACCAATTGAATTACTTTAAAGAAACATTTAGAAAATCAGGCTCTGGTATTGTAAACACGAGAGTAGATGAGAGTTATGTTACTAAACTATTAGGTTATTTTAAATCGAGGTAA
- a CDS encoding VWA domain-containing protein, with protein MGNITFLNPEFFWLFLLIPFAIAWLFWKRKHQSATLKISSTKGFKGSTTLMARLKPYLGVLRILALSLLIVALARPRTVDISNKTKTTKGIDIVMAVDVSGSMLAKDLKPNRMEALKEVAGNFASERPNDRIGLVVYASEAYTKTPVTSDKAVVLEAIKSIKYDQVLQDGTGIGMGLATAVNRLKDSKAKSKVIILLTDGVNNAGFIEPETAADIAKQYGIKVYTIGIGTNGMAEFPYAVAPNGQFLFQRMKVEIDERLMQSIARKTEGKYFRATSNSKLAEIYAEINKLETTEIEELKFYDYDEKFRPLVLLAGLLLLVEIGLRNTVYKSFI; from the coding sequence ATGGGAAACATCACATTTTTAAATCCAGAATTTTTTTGGCTGTTTCTTTTAATTCCATTTGCTATTGCTTGGCTCTTTTGGAAAAGAAAACACCAATCGGCTACCTTAAAAATTAGTTCAACCAAGGGGTTTAAAGGTTCGACTACCCTAATGGCTAGATTGAAACCTTATTTAGGGGTACTTCGTATTCTAGCTTTAAGTTTGTTGATAGTAGCTTTAGCAAGACCTCGAACAGTTGATATCAGTAATAAAACTAAAACGACCAAAGGAATTGATATTGTAATGGCAGTCGATGTTTCGGGGAGTATGCTGGCCAAAGATTTAAAGCCCAACCGTATGGAAGCTTTGAAAGAAGTGGCTGGAAATTTTGCTTCCGAGCGACCTAATGACCGTATTGGTTTAGTGGTTTATGCTTCCGAGGCGTATACTAAAACACCTGTAACAAGTGATAAAGCGGTGGTTCTTGAAGCGATTAAAAGCATCAAATACGACCAAGTTCTACAAGACGGAACAGGAATCGGAATGGGATTGGCAACAGCCGTAAACCGTTTGAAAGATAGCAAAGCCAAAAGTAAAGTTATCATTCTTTTGACCGATGGTGTCAATAATGCGGGTTTTATCGAACCAGAAACAGCAGCTGATATTGCCAAACAATACGGAATTAAAGTCTATACTATCGGTATTGGAACCAACGGAATGGCTGAATTCCCGTACGCAGTAGCTCCTAATGGTCAGTTTTTATTCCAAAGAATGAAAGTCGAAATTGACGAAAGGTTGATGCAAAGTATCGCCAGAAAAACCGAAGGGAAATATTTTAGAGCGACAAGCAACAGTAAATTAGCCGAAATATATGCTGAAATTAACAAGCTTGAAACAACCGAAATCGAAGAATTGAAATTTTACGATTACGACGAAAAATTCAGACCTCTTGTGCTGTTAGCAGGTCTTTTGCTTTTGGTAGAAATTGGATTGCGAAATACGGTTTACAAGAGTTTTATTTAA
- a CDS encoding VWA domain-containing protein, which produces MELDESKYLYLFILLPLVVLLFLYNMYWKRKKQKEFGDIESINKLSPERSVFKPVLKLIVFLLAMVGLILGLVNPKIGTKMETVKREGIDIVFAMDVSKSMLAEDIAPSRLEKSKQLVSQIINQLGNDRIGIVAYAGSAFPVLPITTDYSVAKMFLQSMSPDMVSSKGTSLEEAIQLSATYFDDKSKTSKLLILISDGEDHSEGALAAAEEANKQGMRIITIGVGTEKGATIPLKRNGVIESYQRDKNGDVVVTKLNQVSLETIAKTTKGGYVNGNNTKETMEYIKNTLDNIQKTEFEATQMADFQSQFQWFLGFAFILLFVDVFLLERKTNWVKKLNLFNE; this is translated from the coding sequence ATGGAATTAGACGAATCAAAATATTTATACCTCTTCATTCTACTGCCTTTAGTAGTCCTTTTATTCTTGTACAATATGTATTGGAAAAGAAAAAAACAAAAGGAGTTTGGAGATATTGAATCCATCAACAAATTAAGTCCGGAACGTTCTGTTTTTAAACCAGTTTTAAAATTGATTGTGTTCTTGTTGGCTATGGTTGGATTGATTTTAGGGCTAGTAAATCCTAAGATTGGTACAAAAATGGAAACGGTAAAAAGAGAGGGTATCGACATTGTTTTTGCTATGGATGTATCCAAAAGTATGCTTGCCGAAGATATTGCTCCTAGCCGTTTAGAGAAAAGCAAACAACTGGTTTCACAAATCATCAATCAGTTAGGGAACGACCGCATCGGGATTGTGGCTTATGCAGGAAGTGCTTTTCCTGTATTGCCTATCACAACAGATTATAGTGTAGCCAAAATGTTTTTGCAAAGCATGAGTCCTGATATGGTGTCTTCCAAAGGAACTTCGCTAGAAGAAGCGATTCAATTATCAGCAACCTATTTTGATGACAAAAGCAAAACAAGTAAACTGTTAATCTTGATTTCGGATGGTGAAGACCATTCTGAAGGAGCATTGGCAGCAGCCGAAGAAGCTAACAAACAAGGCATGCGTATTATCACCATTGGTGTTGGAACCGAAAAAGGAGCTACTATTCCGTTGAAAAGAAATGGCGTAATAGAAAGTTACCAAAGAGATAAAAATGGTGATGTTGTTGTAACTAAATTGAATCAAGTTAGCCTTGAAACCATTGCGAAAACAACCAAAGGAGGCTATGTGAATGGTAATAATACTAAAGAAACGATGGAATACATCAAAAACACTTTGGATAACATTCAAAAAACCGAATTTGAAGCTACACAAATGGCCGATTTTCAATCACAATTTCAGTGGTTTTTAGGATTTGCTTTTATACTTCTTTTTGTTGACGTTTTCTTATTAGAGAGAAAAACAAACTGGGTTAAAAAGCTGAACTTATTTAACGAATAA